Proteins encoded within one genomic window of Arachis ipaensis cultivar K30076 chromosome B08, Araip1.1, whole genome shotgun sequence:
- the LOC107612683 gene encoding probable terpene synthase 2 gives MCSTNTSVLDCFKPDAKFNMRDRNTANYHPSIWKDYFLQYASQSMEFDHETKAQIENLKKQVVKMLIDASKPIEEIVDLIDLICRLGIHYHFESEIDELLQQIHKNYTKNGEIINLDDNLRLLALLFRLLRQQGYHVSPNVFNKYKDENGKFSEKLVKDVEGLLELYEACHLRIHGEEILDEAYAFTSTQLKSIATQLKPSLAAQVNYSLKQSLHRGLPRLEARRFISIYEQDPTHNHTLLTLAKLDFNFLQNLHRQEVGNITEWWKELNVAVKLPYARDRIVECCNWILAVYFEPQYSQARKMLIKLIALMSIIDDTYDAYGTIDELKLFTEAIERWDISSLDDLPEYMKLIYESLLKIFEEVERELEKQGRAYCIKYSIKELQKTIQAYMTEAKWLNNKYIPTMAEYIQISTISSAYPFLVTSSYIGMGDIAVEDIFKWVTSKPKIVRASTIICRFMDDIVSNEFEQEREHVTSIIECYMRDYGVSKEEAIQELQKGVTDAWKDINEECLKPTKVPMLFLTRVLNMARFIDVMYKDEDCYTHAEGKMKECIQALLVDLVPINNMRKKDMKPFIYA, from the exons aTGTGTAGTACTAACACTTCAGTACTTGATTGCTTCAAACCTGATGCAAAATTCAACATGCGTGATCGAAACACTGCAAATTATCATCCAAGTATTTGGAAGGATTATTTCCTTCAATATGCTTCACAATCCATG GAATTTGACCATGAAACGAAGGCACAAATTGAAAATCTGAAGAAACAAGTTGTCAAAATGCTTATTGATGCCTCAAAGCCCATTGAAGAAATAGTTGACTTGATTGATTTAATATGTCGTTtgggcattcattatcactttgaAAGCGAGATTGATGAATTGCTGCAACAAATTCACAAGAATTATACCAAAAATGGAGAAATAATAAATCTTGATGATAACCTTCGCTTACTTGCTTTACTTTTTAGGTTATTAAGGCAACAAGGATATCACGTTTCACCAA ATGTGTTCAACAAATACAAGGATGAGAATGGAAAGTTTAGTGAAAAACTTGTGAAGGATGTGGAGGGATTGCTAGAATTGTATGAAGCATGTCATCTCAGAATTCATGGAGAAGAGATATTAGATGAAGCTTATGCATTCACTTCCACTCAACTTAAATCCATTGCCACCCAATTGAAGCCTTCACTTGCAGCACAAGTCAATTATAGTTTAAAGCAATCTTTACACCGAGGTTTGCCGAGATTGGAGGCACGCCGTTTTATTTCAATATATGAACAAGATCCAACCCATAATCACACTCTCCTCACTCTTGcaaaattagattttaatttccTACAAAACTTGCATCGACAAGAAGTTGGCAACATTACCGA GTGGTGGAAGGAGCTTAATGTTGCTGTAAAACTACCATATGCTCGAGATAGAATTGTAGAATGTTGTAATTGGATTTTGGCGGTTTATTTTGAGCCTCAATATTCTCAAGCTAGGAAAATGTTGATAAAATTGATTGCTCTTATGTCAATTATTGATGATACATATGATGCCTATGGAACTATAGATGAACTAAAACTTTTCACCGAAGCAATTGAAAG GTGGGATATTAGCTCCTTGGATGATCTTCCAGAATACATGAAATTAATTTATGAGTCTCTCCTCAAAATTTTTGAAGAAGTAGAACGAGAACTTGAAAAACAAGGAAGAGCATATTGCATTAAATATTCCATTAAAGAA CTTCAAAAGACAATTCAGGCCTATATGACTGAGGCCAAATGGTTGAATAACAAGTATATACCAACAATGGCAGAGTACATTCAGATATCAACAATATCATCTGCTTATCCATTCCTTGTGACAAGTTCTTACATTGGCATGGGAGATATCGCCGTAGAAGACATCTTCAAATGGGTAACAAGTAAACCCAAAATTGTTAGAGCTTCTACAATTATTTGCAGGTTTATGGATGACATTGTCTCTAATGAG TTTGAACAAGAAAGAGAACATGTTACCTCAATAATAGAATGCTATATGAGAGATTATGGTGTATCTAAAGAAGAAGCCATTCAAGAATTGCAAAAGGGAGTCACAGATGCTTGGAAGGATATAAATGAGGAATGCCTCAAGCCAACCAAAGTTCCAATGTTATTTCTAACGCGTGTTCTGAACATGGCACGATTTATTGATGTGATGTACAAAGATGAAGATTGCTACACTCATGCTGAAGGAAAAATGAAGGAATGCATTCAAGCTTTGCTTGTTGATCTGGTGCCAATCAATAATATGAGAAAGAAGGATATGAAACCTTTTATATACGCCTAA